The Mycolicibacterium aichiense region CGCCCGGTGTGGCGCTGCAGTTTTACTGCAGCCGCCACCCGGGCGGATCGTTCAGTGAGTGCCTCTGACTCCGAAATGTCAGGCGGCTTCACCGGAGGGAGCGTTGACGTCCTCCGGCAGCGCGCCCTTGGCGACCTCAACCAGCGCGGTGAACGCGGCGGGGTCACTGACGGCGATCTCGGCGAGGTTCTTGCGGTCGACCTCGACGCCGGCGGCCTTCAGGCCCTGGATCAACCGGTTGTAGGTGATGTCGTTGGCGCGGGCAGCCGCGTTGATGCGGGAGATCCACAGCTTGCGGAACTCACCCTTGCGGGCACGACGGTCCCGGTAGGCGTAGGTCAGCGAATGCAGCTGCTGCTCTTTGGCTTTGCGGTAGAGCCGCGAGCGCTGGCCGCGGTAGCCCTTCGACGCCTTGAGTACTGTGCGCCGCTTCTTCTGGGCATTGAGTGCGCGCTTCACGCGTGCCATTGGGGTGTTCCTATTCTCGTTCGGTCAGAAAGTTGAGGGTTACGGCGCTTAGCCGTTCAGCATCGCGTT contains the following coding sequences:
- the rplT gene encoding 50S ribosomal protein L20; the encoded protein is MARVKRALNAQKKRRTVLKASKGYRGQRSRLYRKAKEQQLHSLTYAYRDRRARKGEFRKLWISRINAAARANDITYNRLIQGLKAAGVEVDRKNLAEIAVSDPAAFTALVEVAKGALPEDVNAPSGEAA